One Chitinophagaceae bacterium C216 genomic window carries:
- the yybR gene encoding putative HTH-type transcriptional regulator YybR: MAYSVKTSSTNFQNKTHLKEFCSIFKALDFIGGRWKVNILAYLFEHDSLRFKELKRLLEGISERMLSAKLKELESDGLITKETFPEVPPRVEYKLTEFGRTLRPVLESLNEWGKATNSSK; encoded by the coding sequence ATGGCCTATTCAGTAAAAACATCCTCGACCAATTTTCAAAATAAGACCCATCTCAAAGAGTTTTGCAGCATTTTTAAGGCGCTGGATTTCATTGGTGGTAGATGGAAGGTAAATATTCTGGCCTATCTATTTGAGCACGATTCGCTGCGTTTTAAAGAATTAAAACGTCTATTGGAGGGGATTTCAGAGCGGATGCTTTCGGCAAAGTTGAAAGAGCTGGAAAGCGACGGACTGATAACCAAGGAAACTTTTCCAGAGGTGCCACCGAGGGTAGAATATAAACTCACCGAATTTGGTAGAACATTACGCCCCGTTCTAGAATCGCTTAATGAATGGGGAAAAGCTACTAACAGTAGTAAATAA
- the ywrO_1 gene encoding General stress protein 14: MNLMILAHPKFDQSIANKTIVEALKESGVPLDIRNIHELYPDYQIDIKAEQENLLKYQNIILQYPFYWYSMLAILKHWIDEVFEYSFAYGNEGDKLKGKNLIPSFTVGSSKESYSALGFQHFRIYEYCKQLEQIAYYTQMHYIEPIYSYETSLAAGYSKKSIIKVAYQHAERIIHQLQLVDEMHSQEK, from the coding sequence ATGAATTTAATGATCTTAGCACATCCCAAATTTGACCAGTCCATCGCTAACAAAACCATTGTGGAAGCCCTCAAGGAAAGCGGTGTACCTCTTGATATTCGGAATATTCACGAATTATACCCCGATTACCAGATTGATATTAAAGCAGAGCAGGAAAACCTCCTCAAGTATCAAAACATCATATTGCAATATCCATTTTATTGGTACAGCATGCTGGCCATTCTTAAACATTGGATTGATGAAGTATTTGAATATAGTTTTGCCTATGGCAACGAGGGAGATAAACTGAAAGGAAAGAATCTCATTCCAAGTTTTACTGTAGGCTCTTCAAAAGAAAGCTACTCTGCGTTAGGCTTTCAACATTTCCGAATATACGAATACTGCAAGCAACTAGAACAAATCGCTTATTACACACAGATGCATTACATTGAACCTATATATTCCTACGAAACCTCTCTGGCTGCGGGATATTCAAAAAAATCAATAATTAAGGTTGCGTATCAACACGCCGAACGCATAATACACCAACTTCAGCTAGTTGATGAAATGCACTCGCAGGAAAAATAA
- the oleD gene encoding 2-alkyl-3-oxoalkanoate reductase, with amino-acid sequence MRITVTGSLGNVSRALVTQLVKGGHNVNVISSDKNKVDVIKQLGVTPLIGSLLDTVFVEDSFKNVDAVFTMVPPNFMADDYYEFSKTVQENYINAIIKNGIKKSDKSILIHFYRSVFPEVNPIIS; translated from the coding sequence ATGAGAATTACAGTAACAGGCTCTTTAGGAAATGTTAGTCGCGCATTAGTTACGCAACTTGTAAAAGGAGGTCACAATGTAAATGTTATAAGCTCCGATAAAAACAAGGTAGATGTCATAAAACAATTGGGCGTCACACCTTTGATTGGCTCACTTCTCGATACCGTCTTTGTAGAAGACAGTTTCAAAAATGTAGATGCTGTTTTTACAATGGTGCCACCCAATTTTATGGCTGATGACTACTATGAATTTTCGAAAACCGTTCAAGAAAATTATATCAATGCAATAATAAAAAACGGTATTAAAAAGTCTGACAAATCGATTCTCATACATTTTTACAGATCAGTCTTCCCTGAGGTAAACCCGATTATAAGCTGA
- a CDS encoding HTH-type transcriptional regulator, whose translation MHEKLSIDKLASQLAIGRRNFDRRFVKATGNTPMEYLQRVRIEAAKKSLESSRRTINEIMYEVGYNDIKAFRDVFKRVTGLSPFEYRLKFNKDFSRLSQRV comes from the coding sequence ATGCATGAAAAATTATCGATTGATAAATTAGCTTCACAACTTGCTATTGGAAGGAGAAACTTTGACAGAAGATTTGTGAAGGCCACCGGTAATACTCCTATGGAGTATTTACAAAGAGTAAGAATAGAAGCTGCAAAAAAGTCTTTAGAATCCAGTAGAAGAACGATTAATGAAATAATGTATGAGGTAGGGTACAACGATATAAAGGCTTTTCGGGATGTCTTTAAAAGGGTAACAGGATTATCTCCTTTTGAATATAGATTAAAGTTTAACAAGGACTTTTCCAGATTATCTCAAAGAGTTTAA
- the rhaS_3 gene encoding HTH-type transcriptional activator RhaS, whose translation MKTINMTEYLPSSTLSDFIQSYRFIESAEGNINYILPNASPTIAIRYRGQFAYRHTPLPQTLDPAIVTGITPTLRKIEYLPNTAALIITFKPFGILHFINIPLHELLAVTLSLENFFPASALMSIQEQLASAPSNKERVKIIEQFLVLYLKPKKWDPRIQEAVREINITHGNIRIRELIQKLYISQDAFEKKFRKYVGAAPKQYARIIRMRHTVQQLQQSPRNILDTALELGYYDQAHFTKDIKQLTSIAPGKISTGTKFW comes from the coding sequence ATGAAGACAATAAATATGACAGAATATTTACCCTCATCGACACTAAGCGATTTTATTCAATCGTATCGATTTATCGAAAGTGCTGAAGGCAATATCAATTATATACTGCCTAATGCTTCACCGACTATAGCGATACGATATCGCGGACAGTTCGCATACAGACATACACCCTTGCCTCAAACACTTGATCCTGCAATAGTAACAGGAATAACTCCTACCCTTCGGAAGATTGAATACCTACCTAACACAGCAGCCCTGATTATTACTTTTAAGCCCTTCGGTATTTTACATTTCATCAATATTCCACTCCACGAACTCCTAGCCGTTACCCTCTCGCTAGAAAACTTCTTCCCAGCATCCGCATTAATGTCTATACAGGAACAATTGGCCTCCGCTCCTTCTAATAAGGAGCGCGTTAAGATTATCGAACAGTTTTTAGTACTTTATTTAAAACCGAAAAAATGGGATCCGCGAATACAAGAAGCAGTTCGAGAAATCAATATCACCCATGGTAATATTAGGATTCGGGAACTTATACAAAAATTATATATCAGTCAAGATGCCTTTGAAAAGAAATTTAGAAAATATGTTGGCGCAGCTCCTAAACAATACGCACGAATCATACGCATGAGGCATACTGTCCAACAACTCCAACAATCGCCTCGTAATATACTAGATACTGCATTGGAACTTGGCTATTATGATCAAGCACATTTCACAAAAGATATTAAGCAGCTTACAAGTATCGCCCCCGGGAAAATCAGTACTGGAACAAAGTTCTGGTAG
- the rhaR_4 gene encoding HTH-type transcriptional activator RhaR translates to MKHVSILVPQSAVIQAIADPKYCFDTVNRFLTEQGKKPYFITELVGLKNNVKQYDGTYTIHTNKLIQDVRKTDLIIIPALSGDLNKAIELNRAFIPWIIQQYQRGAEIAALCLGAFLLAETGLLNGKRCSTHWNFQNLLQHRYPEVHVQNGHIVTEEKGIYSSGGAHFYWNLLLHLIEKYTNRELSVLVAKYFAIGLNRESQLAYSIFQGQKEHQDDSIREIQEYIEQHVDQRLIVEDLAQQYALGRRSLERRFKAATNNTVLEYIQRVKIEAAKRLFESSRMSIKEVMFEVGYTDLKAFRIAFKKITGLTPIEYKQLYNKLFSFAN, encoded by the coding sequence ATGAAGCATGTAAGCATTCTTGTGCCCCAGTCTGCGGTCATACAGGCCATAGCGGATCCCAAATACTGTTTTGACACCGTAAATCGCTTTCTAACGGAACAAGGCAAGAAGCCTTATTTCATAACCGAATTGGTAGGACTTAAAAATAATGTGAAGCAGTATGACGGTACGTATACCATTCATACTAATAAGTTAATTCAAGATGTAAGGAAAACGGATCTGATTATTATCCCTGCCCTATCTGGCGATTTGAATAAAGCCATCGAGCTGAATAGAGCGTTTATTCCGTGGATTATACAACAATATCAGCGTGGTGCAGAAATTGCAGCTCTATGTTTAGGTGCTTTTCTGTTGGCAGAAACAGGCTTGCTAAACGGGAAACGTTGCTCTACACACTGGAATTTTCAAAATCTGCTACAGCATCGATATCCTGAAGTACATGTTCAAAACGGACATATTGTAACGGAAGAGAAAGGTATCTATTCAAGCGGTGGGGCTCATTTTTACTGGAATTTGCTATTGCATCTCATTGAGAAATATACCAACCGAGAGCTTAGCGTACTTGTGGCTAAATATTTTGCTATTGGCTTAAATCGCGAAAGTCAGTTAGCCTATAGCATCTTCCAGGGTCAGAAGGAACATCAGGACGACTCCATAAGAGAAATACAGGAATATATTGAGCAACATGTGGATCAACGCCTTATAGTAGAAGACTTAGCCCAACAATATGCATTGGGCCGCCGCAGCCTGGAACGCCGATTTAAGGCTGCTACAAACAATACCGTTCTTGAATATATACAACGTGTGAAAATAGAAGCCGCAAAACGCCTTTTCGAATCAAGTAGAATGAGTATTAAAGAGGTAATGTTTGAAGTAGGTTATACCGATTTAAAAGCTTTTCGAATCGCATTCAAAAAAATTACCGGCCTTACACCTATTGAATATAAGCAGCTATATAATAAGCTATTTTCATTCGCTAACTGA
- the yyaP_2 gene encoding putative protein YyaP: MRKLVLQTQCTINGFIGGVNGEMDWVTFAWTPDIIAYVTELTNSMDTILLGRKLAEGFIPHWASVAADPNNPEYEAGKIFTETPKIVFSRTLTESPWDNTTIAKADLVQEVNELKQQDGKNIIAYGGAGFVSSLIAHDLIDEYHLFINPAAISSGLSIFGALNALKHFQLADAIKFECGIAVLKYQPSR; the protein is encoded by the coding sequence ATGAGAAAATTAGTATTGCAAACCCAATGTACCATTAATGGTTTTATTGGAGGTGTTAATGGAGAAATGGATTGGGTGACTTTTGCCTGGACTCCAGATATCATAGCCTATGTAACGGAACTTACCAACTCAATGGATACTATTCTGCTGGGTCGCAAACTGGCCGAAGGCTTTATCCCGCATTGGGCAAGTGTAGCTGCAGATCCCAATAACCCCGAATATGAGGCCGGTAAGATTTTTACAGAAACTCCAAAAATTGTTTTTTCGAGAACCTTAACGGAGTCGCCTTGGGATAATACCACTATAGCTAAAGCCGATTTAGTTCAAGAAGTAAATGAGCTAAAACAACAGGATGGAAAAAATATCATAGCATATGGTGGAGCGGGCTTTGTATCTTCTTTAATTGCGCATGATTTAATAGACGAATATCATCTCTTTATCAATCCTGCTGCCATAAGCTCGGGGCTTTCTATTTTCGGAGCATTGAATGCCCTCAAGCATTTTCAACTAGCCGATGCCATAAAATTTGAATGTGGTATAGCTGTTTTAAAGTATCAGCCAAGCCGATAA
- the ygeA gene encoding L-aspartate/glutamate-specific racemase: protein MKKIGLIGGTSWVSTIDYYRIINEYANQKRGGLHTAEIILYSVNFHEFQSYLRNYDWDHLTIYFSEITEKLINAGAEIILLGANTAHVVYDPLQHRFPQVKIIHIAQATGKQILNHNLRKVGLLGTKFTMELDFYRSKLENMGIEVVVPSSQEEREYITYTLENELGRSIFKPETQKEYLGIIQRLKDQHKIEGVILGCTEIPLLIKQDDIDIPVFDTTKIHSLAAVDLALE from the coding sequence ATGAAAAAGATAGGCCTAATAGGCGGCACCAGCTGGGTATCTACAATTGACTATTATCGGATTATTAACGAGTATGCAAATCAGAAGCGCGGAGGATTACATACGGCTGAAATTATTCTCTATTCCGTCAATTTTCATGAGTTTCAGAGCTACCTGAGAAATTATGATTGGGATCATCTCACTATATATTTTTCCGAGATTACTGAAAAGCTCATTAATGCCGGTGCAGAGATTATCCTTTTAGGAGCCAATACGGCACATGTTGTATACGATCCTCTGCAGCATCGGTTTCCACAAGTGAAAATTATACATATTGCCCAGGCAACAGGTAAGCAAATTTTGAACCACAACCTTCGCAAAGTGGGGTTGCTCGGGACGAAATTTACCATGGAACTAGATTTTTATCGTTCCAAACTCGAAAATATGGGTATAGAAGTAGTAGTGCCTTCTTCTCAAGAGGAGAGGGAGTATATTACGTATACTTTAGAAAATGAGTTGGGACGTAGTATTTTCAAGCCCGAAACACAAAAGGAGTATTTGGGAATTATACAACGCCTAAAAGATCAGCATAAAATTGAGGGTGTGATTTTGGGTTGTACGGAAATTCCCTTGCTGATTAAACAGGATGATATCGATATTCCGGTTTTTGATACTACTAAAATTCATTCCTTAGCTGCTGTAGACTTGGCTCTGGAGTAA
- the rhaS_4 gene encoding HTH-type transcriptional activator RhaS has product MFWFLEFDASPENIFTHLSFAHHCCEITFCYKGQFKVQSATNPTSILASGIYGQTLHNSTITSDQSFGIFGIYLYPYTLKQLLGIPACALTNQMLDMRALCGKTGEELEEKIMLATNNQERVSIAIRFFESLLRNIQSENTAICRSIKTLSNNYNLVSVNALAKNHYLSLRQFERKFKELTGFAPQKFLRIVRFNALLTKPILNDRLIDIALDFGFYDEAHFSRDFKELSGLSPKKYFKTAYKAASDRGIVQVL; this is encoded by the coding sequence ATGTTCTGGTTCTTGGAGTTTGATGCTTCACCCGAAAACATTTTCACCCATCTTTCGTTCGCCCATCATTGCTGTGAAATCACCTTCTGCTATAAAGGTCAGTTCAAAGTTCAATCTGCTACTAACCCAACCAGCATATTAGCCTCCGGCATATACGGTCAAACACTTCATAACAGCACAATTACCTCAGACCAAAGCTTCGGTATTTTTGGTATTTATCTTTATCCCTATACGTTAAAGCAATTGCTGGGAATACCGGCTTGCGCATTGACAAATCAAATGCTAGACATGAGAGCCCTTTGCGGGAAAACTGGTGAAGAACTAGAAGAAAAGATAATGCTGGCTACTAATAATCAAGAGCGGGTAAGTATCGCTATCCGTTTTTTTGAATCTTTATTAAGAAATATTCAATCTGAGAATACGGCCATTTGTAGATCCATTAAGACACTTTCGAACAATTACAACTTAGTATCGGTAAACGCTTTGGCCAAAAATCATTATTTATCACTCCGACAATTTGAGCGAAAGTTCAAAGAGCTTACAGGTTTTGCTCCACAGAAGTTTCTGCGAATTGTCAGATTCAATGCTTTATTAACAAAGCCCATTTTAAATGATAGACTTATTGACATTGCCTTAGACTTCGGCTTTTATGATGAAGCACATTTTAGCCGTGATTTCAAAGAACTTTCAGGTCTCAGTCCTAAAAAATACTTTAAGACAGCATATAAGGCTGCTAGCGACAGGGGTATTGTGCAAGTTTTGTAG
- the lytR_1 gene encoding Sensory transduction protein LytR gives MNIAIIEDEKHAAERLIKMIAEILPQANFYPPIDNIDEAISLLNASKQIDLIFLDIHLADGNAFEIFKSVPLHFPIIFTTSYDQYALKAFELNSIDYLLKPIQKEKLQRAIDKFLNRKEKFMLNQLIAEQLSKMITSAPPIYKETFLITFRDKLIPVPVKEFALFEIKNGVIYGYCENGKVYTLEERSLDELSQQLNPKYFFRTNRQFIVNKKAIKEASHYFNGKLLLNISINLKEKIIISREKAAEFKKWMEE, from the coding sequence ATGAACATAGCAATAATAGAAGATGAAAAACATGCAGCGGAAAGATTAATAAAAATGATTGCAGAAATACTGCCTCAGGCAAATTTTTACCCACCGATAGATAATATTGATGAGGCAATAAGCCTCTTAAACGCTTCTAAACAAATCGACCTAATTTTTCTAGATATACATTTAGCAGATGGCAATGCTTTTGAAATTTTCAAATCCGTGCCCTTGCACTTTCCTATTATTTTTACAACTTCCTATGACCAGTACGCATTAAAAGCATTTGAATTAAATAGTATTGATTATTTATTGAAGCCGATACAAAAGGAAAAACTGCAGCGAGCTATCGACAAGTTTCTTAACAGAAAAGAAAAATTCATGCTCAATCAGCTCATCGCCGAGCAGCTCAGTAAAATGATTACATCAGCTCCACCTATATACAAGGAAACTTTTTTAATTACTTTTAGAGACAAATTAATACCCGTCCCTGTAAAAGAATTTGCATTATTTGAGATTAAGAACGGAGTAATATATGGATATTGCGAAAACGGCAAAGTTTACACACTGGAAGAACGTTCTTTAGATGAATTATCCCAGCAATTAAATCCAAAATATTTCTTTCGAACCAACAGACAATTTATAGTAAATAAAAAAGCTATTAAAGAGGCCTCCCATTACTTCAACGGAAAGCTTTTACTGAACATCTCCATAAACTTAAAAGAAAAAATTATTATAAGTAGGGAAAAGGCCGCGGAGTTCAAAAAGTGGATGGAGGAATAA
- the ywrO_2 gene encoding General stress protein 14 yields MQKLVIVIHPNIENSQVNKRWIEELNKYPDQYYVHQLHKAYPNENIDIAAEQKLVEQFDTIIFQFPFYWFNCPPFFKKWLDEVLTYGWAYGSKSGYKMGGKKIALAISVGIDEHEYHPTGKYKYTLEELTRPFELTFEYIRADYRSFFAYYGIERNSTQEWIEASVAPYIAFLEKL; encoded by the coding sequence ATGCAAAAATTAGTTATAGTAATTCATCCCAATATTGAAAATTCACAGGTCAATAAAAGATGGATAGAAGAATTAAATAAATATCCCGACCAATATTATGTTCACCAATTGCACAAAGCATATCCCAACGAAAATATAGACATCGCAGCCGAACAAAAACTGGTAGAACAGTTTGATACGATAATCTTTCAGTTCCCTTTCTACTGGTTTAACTGCCCGCCCTTTTTTAAAAAATGGCTGGACGAGGTGCTTACCTATGGTTGGGCTTATGGGAGCAAAAGTGGCTACAAGATGGGCGGCAAAAAAATTGCACTAGCAATATCTGTCGGTATCGACGAACACGAATACCATCCTACAGGAAAGTACAAATATACTCTAGAAGAACTAACTCGCCCCTTTGAACTAACATTTGAATATATAAGAGCCGATTATCGTTCTTTCTTTGCCTATTATGGGATTGAAAGAAACAGTACCCAAGAGTGGATCGAAGCCAGTGTTGCGCCATATATTGCTTTCTTGGAGAAGCTGTAG